A genome region from Musa acuminata AAA Group cultivar baxijiao chromosome BXJ3-5, Cavendish_Baxijiao_AAA, whole genome shotgun sequence includes the following:
- the LOC103986339 gene encoding polycomb group protein FIE1 has translation MAKSGLGCEPAVGSLTAARKREYKVSNRVHEGKRPLYAIAFNFIDARYYDVFATVGGNRVTVYRCLEGGLVAVLQAYVDEDKDESFYTLSWACDTDGTPFLVAGGSNGIIRVINAGTEKIHKSFVGHGDSVNEVRTQALKPSLVVSASKDESVRLWNLHTGICILIFAGAGGHRNEVLSVDFHPSDIYRIASCGMDNTVKIWSMKEFWTYVEKSFTWTDLPSKFPTKYVQFPVFIASVHSNYVDCTRWLGDFVLSKSVDNEIVLWEPKTKEQNPGEGAVDILQKYPVPECDIWFIKFSCDFHYNAAAIGNREGKIFIWELQSSPPVLIARLSHAQCKSPIRQTAMSFDGSTILTCCEDGSIWRWDTVS, from the exons ATGGCGAAGAGCGGGCTGGGGTGCGAGCCGGCGGTGGGGTCGCTGACGGCGGCGAGGAAGAGGGAGTACAAGGTCAGCAACCGCGTGCACGAGGGGAAGCGGCCCCTCTATGCCATCGCCTTCAACTTCATCGACGCTCGCTACTACGACGTCTTCGCCACCGTCGGCGGCAATCGA GTGACCGTGTATCGATGCCTTGAAGGAGGTCTCGTTGCGGTCTTGCAAGCATACGTTGATGAAGAT AAGGACGAGTCTTTCTATACTTTGAGTTGGGCATGTGATACTGATGGGACTCCTTTTTTGGTTGCTGGTGGAAGCAACGGAATCATTCGTGTCATCAATGCTGGCACCGAGAAGATACACAAG AGTTTTGTTGGCCATGGAGATTCGGTTAATGAAGTAAGGACTCAAGCACTGAAACCTTCTCTTGTGGTTTCTGCCAGCAAG GACGAATCAGTTCGGTTGTGGAATTTACATACAGGAATTTGTATATTGATATTTGCCGGAGCAGGTGGCCACAGGAATGAAGTGTTGAGTGTT GACTTCCATCCATCCGATATCTACCGGATAGCAAGTTGTGGTATGGATAATACTGTCAAGATCTGGTCCATGAAAG AGTTTTGGACATATGTCGAGAAATCATTCACATGGACAGATTTACCATCAAAATTTCCTACAAAATATGTGCAGTTTCCT GTGTTTATAGCCTCAGTCCACTCTAACTACGTCGACTGTACTAGGTGGCTTGGTGATTTTGTCTTGTCGAAG AGTGTTGACAATGAGATTGTCTTGTGGGAGCCAAAAACCAAGGAACAAAATCCTGGAGAG GGTGCTGTTGACATTCTTCAAAAATATCCAGTTCCTGAATGTGATATCtggttcatcaaattttcatgtgATTTTCACTACAATGCTGCAGCAATTG GGAATAGGGAAGGGAAGATTTTTATTTGGGAGCTTCAGTCCAGCCCACCTGTTCTCATTGCAAG GCTATCTCATGCTCAATGCAAGTCTCCAATAAGA